TTTCCTCATGGAGCGGACTCTACCCGAATAAGAGTAAGAGTGAGATCTTTATTTCTGGAGGTGATCAATCCATTCGGAATAGAATTCTCTGGGCATTCGGTTTTCAGGAAGGTAAACTCCATGTCCGGTACTTGGGAGTCCCTATCATTTCCTCTAGACTAAATAAGGCTGATTGCATTACTTTGACGAATCGCATTACTGCTAGAATTCAATCGTGGGCGCATCGGTTTCTATCGTTCGCGGGTAGATTACAGCTCATCCGTTCAGTGCTACACGCCATTCAATCCTTTTGGTCGAGtgttttcacttttccttcCTCTGTGGTAACTAACATTGAACGTATTACGAGACAGTTCTTATGGAAAGGTACGGCCTTGGGTCGGGGAGGCGCTAAGGTTGCGTGGGAAGACGTTTGTCTTCCAAAAACTGAAGGTGGTTTGGGGATCCGAAACCTGAGGGAATGCAGCAAAGCTTCAATGGTAAAATTTATTTGGATCCTTTTCTCCGACAAGGAATCTCTGTGGTGCCGTTGGATCCACTCCATCTTCTTATCCAAGAGGAACTTCTGGAATGCACCTCAACCTAGAGTATGCTCCTGGTCTTGGAAGAAAATTCTCCAGCTTAGAGGTAACTTTCGAAGCTCCTTTAGATGGAAGGTTGGTAATGGTTTCTCTGTGTCCCTTTGGCATGACTATTGGTTGTCGTGTGGCCCTCTTGATTCATTTGTGCCTCCATCGTTCAAAACCGCTCTTCATATTCCTGATAATGCGGTGGTTGCTGATTTATTTTCGCCGTTAGGCCAGTCCTTTAAGGAGTTCTTACTGAGATGGGGTATATCCCTCCCGAACTTGTCTTTAAGTAATGACAGATTTATATGGTGCGGTCATCCATCGGGCATCTTCTCGGTTGGATCTACTTGGAATGTTATTAGGAGTAAGAAAACTCCGGTTAACTGGGCTCCTCTGATTTGGGACAATGCCATTGTTCCTCGGTACCAGTTCATCCTCTGGCTTATCGTGAAGAATCAGCTTCCCACGCAGAGTATGCTTCTGTCCTATGGACGCATTAACTTCAGTGTATGTGCATTCTGCAGCGAAGTCCCTGATTCTAGAGACCATCTCTTCTTCGGATGTCGCAGCTCGACTTCTCtggccttcttttgggccgCCAGATGCAACCTTCCTTGGAGAAATCAATGCTGGAGTGAGGTACTCTCTTGGGCTCGAAAGTTCCTAACTGGAAATGATTTCTATCATAGAATTGTCCGGTTCTCCTTCGGGACCCTTTGTCAtctcatttggaagaagaggaatgcaATCATCTTCAGAGGTGAATCCCCTGTCGTTCTGGCGCTCAAAAACCACCTAATTAAGGTGGTTAAGGACAAGGTTAGTAC
This genomic stretch from Eucalyptus grandis isolate ANBG69807.140 chromosome 3, ASM1654582v1, whole genome shotgun sequence harbors:
- the LOC108955341 gene encoding uncharacterized protein LOC108955341, producing the protein MVKFIWILFSDKESLWCRWIHSIFLSKRNFWNAPQPRVCSWSWKKILQLRGNFRSSFRWKVGNGFSVSLWHDYWLSCGPLDSFVPPSFKTALHIPDNAVVADLFSPLGQSFKEFLLRWGISLPNLSLSNDRFIWCGHPSGIFSVGSTWNVIRSKKTPVNWAPLIWDNAIVPRYQFILWLIVKNQLPTQSMLLSYGRINFSVCAFCSEVPDSRDHLFFGCRSSTSLAFFWAARCNLPWRNQCWSEVLSWARKFLTGNDFYHRIVRFSFGTLCHLIWKKRNAIIFRGESPVVLALKNHLIKVVKDKVSTFKNVDPAPRNKRLQRGWGFDPAVFSSVSC